One genomic region from Homalodisca vitripennis isolate AUS2020 chromosome 6, UT_GWSS_2.1, whole genome shotgun sequence encodes:
- the LOC124365633 gene encoding uncharacterized protein LOC124365633 → MTDCGRCVRPIPKTGKNAPKVDCAECKLSFHGKCVDLTPDDIQYYVENNTVWRCEACAKERRKSMALESSMTSTITKEDVFNLVSELRKDLRGVEAGLGKSINTAFEELKETKGLVSKQGEEMSALLELVNKLSTENAALRNKVAMLESRMDDIEQYSRRDTIEIHGIPADRGEQIVEVVKTVGRALDLTIDENMISACHRLRNREGSGKPPGIIVKMTRRMDAEAVLQKRRVKRNLNTHDIGLTASPAMPIYINESLSPGRRRLLNAAREKKSEKHYTYLWIRGGKILMRKAEGEPVKVVTSLADLDKL, encoded by the coding sequence atgACTGATTGTGGTCGCTGTGTGAGACCGATCCCTAAAACTGGGAAAAATGCTCCTAAGGTGGATTGTGCTGAATGTAAATTGTCATTTCATGGAAAATGTGTCGATCTTACACCTGACGACATTCAGTATTACGTCGAGAACAATACCGTATGGAGGTGTGAAGCTTGCGCCAAGGAACGACGTAAGAGCATGGCCCTTGAGTCATCTATGACCTCTACCATTACCAAAGAGGATGTTTTTAATCTAGTATCGGAATTGAGAAAGGACCTGAGAGGAGTTGAAGCTGGACTGGGCAAATCGATCAACACTGCCTTTGAAGAGTTAAAAGAGACTAAAGGCCTGGTTAGTAAACAAGGAGAGGAAATGTCAGCACTCTTAGAACTTGTAAACAAACTCTCCACGGAAAACGCTGCCCTCAGGAATAAGGTCGCTATGCTCGAGAGCCGTATGGACGACATCGAACAGTATTCCAGGAGGGATACTATCGAGATACACGGTATCCCGGCTGATAGAGGAGAACAGATCGTCGAGGTGGTGAAAACAGTGGGGCGAGCCTTGGACCTGACGATAGATGAAAATATGATCAGTGCTTGCCATAGACTGCGAAACAGGGAAGGATCTGGCAAGCCCCCTGGAATTATAGTGAAGATGACCCGACGCATGGATGCTGAGGCTGTCCTCCAAAAAAGGCGAGTGAAGCGTAATTTAAATACGCACGATATAGGCCTAACTGCAAGTCCTGCGATgcctatatatattaatgaaagccTGAGCCCTGGACGACGCCGACTTCTGAACGCAGCCCGGGAAAAGAAAAGTGAAAAACATTACACGTATCTATGGATCAGAGGAGGCAAGATATTAATGAGGAAGGCGGAGGGCGAACCTGTGAAAGTTGTAACTTCGCTGGCGGACCTAGATAAATTGTGA